The following DNA comes from Microbacterium terregens.
GTGCGGCGATCAGCCGATTCCGCTGCAGGAATCGCCATTTGGTCGGTGCCGAGCCGCACGGCACCTCGCTGAGGACCGCGCCCGATTCGGCGATCTGCCGGATCAGATCCGAGTGCCCGCGCGGGTAGGAGCGATCCGCTCCCCCGGCCAGCAGCGCGACGGTTCGTCCGCCCGCAGAGAGCGCCGCGCGGTGCGCGGCGCCGTCGATTCCGTACGCCGCTCCCGATACGATCGCGACCCCGCGGCCGACGAGGTCGGCGGACAGTTCCATGGCCATGTGCTCGCCGTAGCTGGTCGCCGCGCGCGCTCCGACCAACGCCGCCGAGGGAGTGAGGCCGGTCAGCACGCCGAGGTCGCCACGGACCCACAGCAGGAAGGGCGCGTGATCGCCCAGGTCCGTGAGCGCGGCCGGCCACTGCCGGTGCTCGGGGACGAGCATCGACAGTCCGGAATGCCGGGCGCTTTCCAGGGCGCTCCGCACGGGCTGGGCGAGGAGACGCGGTCGCCACCGGTCTCGCGCTTGCTGCCACTGCGTGGCAGTGATTCCCGCGGCGCGCAGCGCGGCGAGCGGAGCCTTCTCGGCCGATACGGCGGCGAGTGCCTCTTCCGGGCCGAGGGCGGCGACGATGCGCCCTGCCACGCCATCGCCGGGCTCGGCCAGGCAGCTCCAGGTGTGGCGGGCGAACAACCGCCGTGCGGCCTCGTCGTCCGGCTCGCCCTGCCCGAGGCCGATCAGCAGCGTCCGAGCCACGTGCGGGGATGGCAGGAAGTCCGTCATGTCGTAATGCCCTTCTTCATGAACAGAGCGCGACCGATGTCGTGGACGGTCGGGCTCGCGCGGCCGGCGAGGTCAGCGAGCGTCCAGGCCACGCGCAGCACGCGGTCATAGCCGCGCAGGGTCAGCGAACCGCGGGACAGCGCGACGTCGATCGGGCGGCGTACCACCGGGGTGAGCGCCCGAGGTCCCTCGCGGAGCCAGGGACCGGACACACGGGCGTTGAGACGCCAGGCAGTGTCACGCAGCCGGTGAGCGGCACGTTCCCGCGCTTCGGCGACACGAGCTGCGGCGGCATCCGTGGTCACCGTGTCGACAGCCGACGCCGTCGTGTGCGCGACCGAGACCCTGGTGAGGGCGAGCTCGATGTCGACGCGGTCGAGCAGCGGCCCGGAGAGCCTGCCCAGGTAGCGGCGGATGGCCATCGGCGGGCACACGCAGTTCGCCCCGCGCACGCCGTAGTTGCCGCAGGGGCAGGGGTTCGTCGCGAGGATCAGCTGGAACGATGCTGGAAAGGATGCGGCGACCCCGGCGCGATGGATCGTGATCTTCCCGTCCTCCAGCGGCTGACGCAGCGCGTCCAGCACGCTGGGCGCGAACTCGCCCACCTCGTCCAGGAACAGCACCCCGTGGGTGGCGCGCGCGATCGCTCCGGGTCGCACGACACGTGACCCGCCACCGACCAGCGCCGCAATGCTCGCGCTGTGGTGAGGCGACTCCAGCGGGGGCCGACGCACGAGTGCACCCACGGAGTCGCCCGAGAGCGAACGGATCGCGGCCACTTCGAGCGCGGCAGCGTCATCGAGCGCGGGAAGGATGCCGGGAAGCCGGCTGGCCAGCATCGTCTTGCCCGCCCCCGGCGGACCGCTCATCAGCATGTGGTGTCCACCCGCCGCGGCCGCGATCAGCGCCTCGACCGCTTCCCGCTGACCGATCACCTCGGCCAGTTCGGCCGCGTTGCGCGGTTCGCCGACGGCGGCAGGGGCGGGGACCGGTTCGAGCGGACGATCTTCGACGTCGGCGCCGTGCCGGCGGGCGACGTCGGCGAGAGAGATCGCGCCGAACACTTCGATACCCTCCACGAGCGCGGCTTCGGATGCGTTCGCGTGCGGCACGATGACGCGGCGGATCCCTTCGCGGGCGGCCGTCATCACGGCGGGCAGCACCCCGGGAACGGGACGGAGACGCCCGTCGAGTCCGAGCTCGCCGATGTGCACGGTCTGCGCGATCGAGGCGGCATCCATTCGTCCGTCCGTGGCAAGCGATGCGATCGCGATCGCCACATCGAACGACGAGCCGTGCTTGGGCAGGCTCGCCGGCGAGAGGTTGACGGTCAGACGTCGGCGTGGCAGTTCGAGGCCGCAGTTCGCGCTGGCGTTGTGCACGCGCTGCACCGCCTCGGCCAGCGCCTTGTCGGGCAGACCGATGATGCGGAACTCCGGTGTCTGGTTCGAAAGGTCCGCCTCCACCTCCACGAGCGCACCGTCCAGCCCGGTCAGGGCGACCGCCCACGTGCGTGCCGTGGTCATCGGAGGTCCTGAAGATGCTCGAGCCTGGCGGTCTGCGGATCGGGCCCGGTGATCGCGATCGCATCCAGGCGAAGCCGGCGCCCTTGCGCCTGATCCGGGTGCGCGGCGATCCACGCCACGGCGAGGCGCCAGAGGCGATGCTGCTTGCGGCCATCGACCGCCTCGAAAGGGTGGCCGAACCCGTCGCCGCTGCGGGTCTTCACCTCCACGACCACCAGTTCACCGGGGCGGGCGATGACGAGGTCGATCTCGCCGTCGCGGATCCGCCAGTTGCGGTCCAGCACGGTGTACCCGCACGTCTCCAGGTACCGCGCCGCGCGCTCCTCGCCCGCGCGCCCGAGAACATCCTTCGCTGCCATGTAGGCATCGTGACGCGCGGGCGTGCGGATGCAGGCGCCGGTCCCCGCCGTGCGGGTACAAGCCGGGGCGGTGTCGGGCTGGGGAGGAGCCGATGAGAGGTGCTGGCACGCCGTGCCGGGAGGAGAATCGGATGCGTGGATCTCGATACGCCGGCTTCGCCGGCTGCTCGATCTGGAGGCGCAGGCGCATCAACGTCAGGCTACGACCGGTGTTGATCCACCTCGCCTCTAGGATGGGAGGCACCATGGATGACGAAGTCTTCGAAGACTATGACCGCGAACTGGAGCTCGCTCTCTATCGCGAGTACCGGGACGTCGTGTCACAGTTCCAGTACGTGATCGAGACCGAGCGCAGGTTCTACCTCGCCAACGAGGTCAATGTCGTGCGCCGCGACACCGAGCACGACTTCTATTTCGAGATCACCATGACCGACGTATGGGTCTGGGACATCTACCGCGCCGACCGGTTCGTCAAGTCGGTTCGTGTGCTCACGTTCAAGGACGTCAACGTCGAAGAGCTCTCGCGCCGAGACTTCCACCTGCCTGAGGAGCTCTCGCTCGACACGTGAGGCGCGCCCTCAGAACAGCGTCGGCTCGCCCAGCAACGCCCACGATGCGCGATGGTGGTGGCTGATGCCGTGGTCTCTGATCGCCTCGCGGTGCTCGGGGCTCGCGTAACCCTTGTTGCGCGCCCAGCTGTAGGCGGGCAACTCGTCGTGCAGCTCGGTCATCAGTGCATCCCGCGCGACCTTGGCGATGACGGATGCCGCGGCCGCACTCGCGCAATCCCGATCGGCCTTGGTGACCGGGCGAATGGTCAGTCCCGTGCCGCCGGCCGGGGTGATGTAGTCGTAGTTGCCGTCCAGGACGACGATCGCGTCTTCGGGCACCACACCGTGCGCGCGCAGGTCGGCCAGTGCTCTCATCGTCGCAAGTCCGAGCGCCCGGATGATGCCGATCTCGTCGATCTCGACGGAGCTGGCCCACCCCACGGCGCTGGCCGACACCCACGACGCCGCGCGCGCGGCGACCTCCGCGCGCCGATGCTCTGGCACCAGCTTGGAGTCGCGCAGTCCTTGCGGGACGCGTTTGCGCGAGCGGGCCGCATCGATCACCACCGCGCCCACCGCGACCGGCCCCGCGAGTGCGCCCCTGCCCACTTCGTCGCACGCGATCAGGATCGCGTGCTCCCTCAGCAGACGGCGTTCGAGAGTCAGACGGGGTTCGACCGGGCTCATGTCACGGCAGCGGGTTCTCGGTGGGCTCTGGGGTGGGGACCTCGGCCTTGTCGTCGGACGCCTCGGGGATCCCGGCGAACACTTCGGGATGAAAGTCCAGCATCCCGAATCGGTCGAAGGGCCACGTGGTCAGGAACGCGCGGCCGACGACGTTGTCGACCGGGACGAATCCTTCGCCGGGCTGGTCCTGGTTGTAGCGCGAGTCTTTGGAGGAGTAGCGGTTGTCGCCCAGAACCCAGAGGCGGTTCTCGGGCACGATCACGTCGAAGAGCTGGTCGGAGGCGGGGCTGTCCGGGGTGGGAAGCCGGATGTAGTCGGTCTCATCCAGGGGGACGCCGTTGACCGTGATCTGTCCGATCGCGTTGCAGCATACGACGTGGTCGCCGGAGACCCCGATGATCCGCTTCACAAGATGATCATCGCTGTCGGGCGCGGCCAGACCGACCAGCGACAGCATCCAGTCGACACCCTCGAGGAGGAACGAGCGCTCGGTCTCCGCACGCGGCGGCAGCCAGCCGCCGGGATCGCGGAACACGACGATGTCACCGCGGTCGTAACCGCTGAAGCGCGGCGTGATCTCATCGACCAGGATGCGGTCGTTGACCAGCAGCGTGGACTCCATCGATCCGGAGGGGATGTAGAACGAGCGGACCAGAAAGGTCTTGACCAGGAACGAGACGAGCACCGCCACCAGGACGATGATCAGCACGTCCCGCAGGAACGAGAGCCATCCTCGCCGTCGGTCGCGCGGCTGACTCCGCGCGGCGCGGGAGGTGGGCGTCGGCGCGGCGGCTGCGGTCTGCTCGGTGGTCATAGGGGTCCTTCTTCGGGCGTGCCGCAAGTCGTCGGGCCGCTGCATTCAAGGGTCGCACACTCGGCGGCACGCGTAGATACCCCGGGTGCTTCTCAGCGCGGGGAAAGACGAAATGCCCCAGGCCGAAGCCCGGGGCATTGTCGAAGACGACGCGTCAGTTGTCGCGCTTCTCCTTGATCTTGGCCTTCTTGCCACGAAGGTTGCGCAGGTAGTACAGCTTCGCGCGGCGGACGTCACCGCGGGTGACGATCTCGATGTGATCGATCACCGGGCTGTGCACGGGGAACGTGCGCTCCACGCCGACCTGGAAGCTGATCTTGCGGACCGTGAAGGTCTCGCGCACGCCGTCGCCCTGTCGGCCGATGACGACGCCCTGGAAGACCTGCACACGAGAGCGGTTGCCCTCGGTGATGTTGACGTGCACGCGAATGGTGTCGCCAGCGCCGAAGGCGGGAATGTCGGAACGCAGCGAGGCTGCGTCGACGGAGTCGAGGATCTGCATGATCTTTGCTCTCTGCGGCCGCCACAGGTCGACCGCGGGTACTGGTGGGAAGGATGAGCGTGTCCGAGGCCCTCCGGGCGTGACGCCGGGCGGCCGGTCCCCCTGAGGCAGAACCTGTCAGGACACAAAGGATCATTCTGCCACGGATGCCGCGACCGGCCAAAACGGCCCTCAGACGGTCGGCGGCTTCTCCGTGATCACGATGACGTCGCGCTCGGACGGCGCGGACCGCGGGGTCTGCGCGGGAATGAACCCGATGCCCTCGGTCGTGCGCAGCAGGATGCTCGCCGGTTTCGCCTCGCGCCACAGTTGCGCGAGCTCCAGCCAGAAGAGTGCGAGTCCCACCGCAACCGTCAGGACCAGCACCGGCGCCCACCACGCCTGATTGAAGAAGCCCAGCGCGATCGTCAGCGAATGCCACACCGTGAAGCCCAGAACGTCCCACCACGACACCGCGCGTTCAGCGCGCACCGTGCCGCGCGCTCGGACGAGCAGAGTCAGCAGCAGCTGACCCACGAACACCGAAGGGATCGCGAGGAAGAGCACCCACAGGAACGCCCAGCCACCGGCGTTGAAGACCCCCCACCCCACCAGCAGCCAGAGAGGCAGGAGGAACGCCGCGGGAACCAACCACTTGTAGAACGCGCGCCGAACCCACATACGCCGATGGTACGCCGGTCATTCGCTCTGCACGGCGTGAGCAGGGAGGACGAGGCATCCTCACAGCATGGGCGGGATGGCCCACCTGCAGCGCTGACAGAATGGGTCCGACGGAAGGAACCCGATGATCGAATTGCGCACGCCCACCGAGATCGAGGCGATGCGACCCGCCGGCCGCTTCGTGGCCGAGGTGCTCGCCACGCTGCGCGACGAGACGAAGGTGGGCACGAACCTGCTGGCCCTCGACCGCCGCGCGCACGATCTCATCCGGCGCGCCGGTGCGGTCTCGTGCTATATCGACTACCACCCCTCGTTCGGAGCGAGCCCGTTCGGGAAGGTCATCTGCACCTCGGTCAACGACGCCGTGCTGCACGGGCTGCCGCACGACTACGTGCTGCGGGACGGCGATCTCGTCTCGCTCGACTTCGCCGCATCGGTTGACGGCTGGGTCGCGGATTCGGCCGTCTCCTTCGTCGTCGGCACCGCCCGCGACGAGGACCTCGCCATCATCGACACCACCGAACGGGCTTTGGATGCCGCCATCCATGCCGCGACCGTGGGCCACAGGATCGGGGACATCTCGCACGCGATCGCCGAGGTGGCCCGCTCCGGCGGTTACGAGATCAACACGGACTTCGGCGGTCACGGCGTGGGGCGCATCATGCACGGAGACCCGCACATCCCGAACGACGGCAAGCCCGGGCGCGGTTACCCGCTGCGGTCGGGTCTGGTCGTCGCCCTCGAGCCCTGGCTCCTGGAGACCACCGACGAGCTCATCACCGATCCGGACGGGTGGACGCTGCGCAGCGCGGACGGCTCCCGCGGTTCGCATTCCGAGCACACGATCGCAATCACCGACGACGGCCCCCTCGTGCTGACCGACCGCTCCTGGCTCGGCGTCAGCTGAGATGAGCGTGTCCGCGTTCGGCCACGGAGCGCGAACGTGGAGGAAGCCGAAGGACCGGTGAGCAGGTCGCTCAGGCGGGCATCGCCATCGAGCCGTACCCCAGCGCGATGAAGAAGCTGAGCACGGTCAGCACGATCGTCACCGGCACCATCACGAAGCGCTCGGGCCTGCTGCGCGAAACGGCGTTCATCGCGATCCCGATCAGGAAGTACGCGAACACCACCCACATCGCAACGGTGGCGAAAGCGAGCGGAAGGACGTCGATCGCGTCCAGGCGGCCGTATGCGATGACGACGATGACGGCATAGATGACGATCGCGATCAGGCTCCCGACCCGCAGCCGCGCGGGGAGCACCTCGTGCTGCCCGCCCCACGCGAACCGGCCGAGCGGAGCGCCGA
Coding sequences within:
- a CDS encoding ribonuclease HII yields the protein MSPVEPRLTLERRLLREHAILIACDEVGRGALAGPVAVGAVVIDAARSRKRVPQGLRDSKLVPEHRRAEVAARAASWVSASAVGWASSVEIDEIGIIRALGLATMRALADLRAHGVVPEDAIVVLDGNYDYITPAGGTGLTIRPVTKADRDCASAAAASVIAKVARDALMTELHDELPAYSWARNKGYASPEHREAIRDHGISHHHRASWALLGEPTLF
- the lepB gene encoding signal peptidase I — its product is MTTEQTAAAAPTPTSRAARSQPRDRRRGWLSFLRDVLIIVLVAVLVSFLVKTFLVRSFYIPSGSMESTLLVNDRILVDEITPRFSGYDRGDIVVFRDPGGWLPPRAETERSFLLEGVDWMLSLVGLAAPDSDDHLVKRIIGVSGDHVVCCNAIGQITVNGVPLDETDYIRLPTPDSPASDQLFDVIVPENRLWVLGDNRYSSKDSRYNQDQPGEGFVPVDNVVGRAFLTTWPFDRFGMLDFHPEVFAGIPEASDDKAEVPTPEPTENPLP
- the rplS gene encoding 50S ribosomal protein L19; the protein is MQILDSVDAASLRSDIPAFGAGDTIRVHVNITEGNRSRVQVFQGVVIGRQGDGVRETFTVRKISFQVGVERTFPVHSPVIDHIEIVTRGDVRRAKLYYLRNLRGKKAKIKEKRDN
- the map gene encoding type I methionyl aminopeptidase produces the protein MIELRTPTEIEAMRPAGRFVAEVLATLRDETKVGTNLLALDRRAHDLIRRAGAVSCYIDYHPSFGASPFGKVICTSVNDAVLHGLPHDYVLRDGDLVSLDFAASVDGWVADSAVSFVVGTARDEDLAIIDTTERALDAAIHAATVGHRIGDISHAIAEVARSGGYEINTDFGGHGVGRIMHGDPHIPNDGKPGRGYPLRSGLVVALEPWLLETTDELITDPDGWTLRSADGSRGSHSEHTIAITDDGPLVLTDRSWLGVS
- a CDS encoding DUF2469 domain-containing protein, whose translation is MDDEVFEDYDRELELALYREYRDVVSQFQYVIETERRFYLANEVNVVRRDTEHDFYFEITMTDVWVWDIYRADRFVKSVRVLTFKDVNVEELSRRDFHLPEELSLDT
- a CDS encoding MFS transporter permease; the protein is MWVRRAFYKWLVPAAFLLPLWLLVGWGVFNAGGWAFLWVLFLAIPSVFVGQLLLTLLVRARGTVRAERAVSWWDVLGFTVWHSLTIALGFFNQAWWAPVLVLTVAVGLALFWLELAQLWREAKPASILLRTTEGIGFIPAQTPRSAPSERDVIVITEKPPTV
- the dprA gene encoding DNA-processing protein DprA yields the protein MTDFLPSPHVARTLLIGLGQGEPDDEAARRLFARHTWSCLAEPGDGVAGRIVAALGPEEALAAVSAEKAPLAALRAAGITATQWQQARDRWRPRLLAQPVRSALESARHSGLSMLVPEHRQWPAALTDLGDHAPFLLWVRGDLGVLTGLTPSAALVGARAATSYGEHMAMELSADLVGRGVAIVSGAAYGIDGAAHRAALSAGGRTVALLAGGADRSYPRGHSDLIRQIAESGAVLSEVPCGSAPTKWRFLQRNRLIAALADATVVVEAGWRSGSLNTAAHAAALGRPLGAVPGPVTSAASAGCHRILREFDGRCITNADEVIELLGGPHPTLFDLASSASGDEHTDDLTRIADAMSFRAWRETTEIARRSGLAPAEVAALLGLLSLEGTVVRGESGWRRTRPAQQVG
- a CDS encoding YraN family protein, producing MAAKDVLGRAGEERAARYLETCGYTVLDRNWRIRDGEIDLVIARPGELVVVEVKTRSGDGFGHPFEAVDGRKQHRLWRLAVAWIAAHPDQAQGRRLRLDAIAITGPDPQTARLEHLQDLR
- a CDS encoding YifB family Mg chelatase-like AAA ATPase, whose translation is MTTARTWAVALTGLDGALVEVEADLSNQTPEFRIIGLPDKALAEAVQRVHNASANCGLELPRRRLTVNLSPASLPKHGSSFDVAIAIASLATDGRMDAASIAQTVHIGELGLDGRLRPVPGVLPAVMTAAREGIRRVIVPHANASEAALVEGIEVFGAISLADVARRHGADVEDRPLEPVPAPAAVGEPRNAAELAEVIGQREAVEALIAAAAGGHHMLMSGPPGAGKTMLASRLPGILPALDDAAALEVAAIRSLSGDSVGALVRRPPLESPHHSASIAALVGGGSRVVRPGAIARATHGVLFLDEVGEFAPSVLDALRQPLEDGKITIHRAGVAASFPASFQLILATNPCPCGNYGVRGANCVCPPMAIRRYLGRLSGPLLDRVDIELALTRVSVAHTTASAVDTVTTDAAAARVAEARERAAHRLRDTAWRLNARVSGPWLREGPRALTPVVRRPIDVALSRGSLTLRGYDRVLRVAWTLADLAGRASPTVHDIGRALFMKKGITT